A stretch of Mesorhizobium sp. M2A.F.Ca.ET.046.03.2.1 DNA encodes these proteins:
- a CDS encoding ABC transporter permease encodes MSVAENQAAAGRGSARAVAILSSLGRFLVVAVTTYLGLLAVTFFIGRVIPIDPVLAVLGDRAPTAVVERTRREMGLDLPWIEQFYIYVKAALRGDFGTSVLTTNPVMSDIRRVFPATIELATLGTIIGAVIGVPLGVLAAVKRGSLIDQIARVVGLIGYSVPIFWLGLLGLVLFYAKLQWIAFPARLDVVYEYTFTPITGFYLLDAAIQGQWDVFHDAWRHIVLPAALLGYLSLAYISRMTRSFMLNELAQEYVVAARAKGLSETRVIWGHALRNAAVPMVTVIALSYANLLEGSVLTETVFSWPGIGLYITNSLQNADMNAVLGGTIAIGSVFIAINLLSDLLYRLLDPRTKIG; translated from the coding sequence GTGAGCGTAGCTGAAAACCAGGCGGCGGCAGGGCGCGGCAGCGCCCGCGCCGTCGCCATTCTATCCTCGCTCGGCCGCTTCCTGGTCGTCGCGGTGACGACCTATCTCGGCCTGCTCGCGGTGACCTTCTTCATCGGCCGCGTCATACCGATCGATCCGGTGCTGGCTGTCCTCGGCGATCGCGCGCCGACCGCCGTCGTCGAGCGCACGCGCCGCGAGATGGGGCTCGACCTGCCCTGGATCGAGCAGTTCTACATCTATGTCAAAGCAGCGCTGAGGGGCGACTTCGGCACCTCGGTGCTGACCACCAATCCGGTGATGTCCGATATCCGCCGCGTCTTTCCGGCGACCATCGAGTTGGCGACGCTGGGCACGATCATCGGTGCCGTCATCGGCGTGCCGCTCGGGGTGCTGGCCGCTGTCAAGCGCGGCAGCCTGATCGACCAGATCGCCCGCGTCGTCGGCCTCATCGGCTATTCCGTGCCGATCTTCTGGCTGGGACTGCTCGGCCTGGTGCTGTTCTACGCCAAGCTGCAATGGATCGCTTTCCCGGCGCGGCTCGACGTCGTCTATGAATACACCTTCACGCCGATCACCGGCTTCTACCTGCTCGATGCCGCGATCCAGGGGCAGTGGGACGTCTTCCACGACGCCTGGCGTCATATCGTCCTGCCGGCCGCGCTGCTCGGCTATCTGTCGCTCGCCTATATCAGCCGCATGACCCGCTCCTTCATGCTGAACGAGCTGGCGCAGGAATATGTCGTCGCGGCGCGTGCCAAGGGCCTGTCGGAGACGCGCGTCATCTGGGGCCATGCGCTGCGCAATGCCGCCGTGCCCATGGTCACCGTGATCGCGCTTTCCTATGCAAACCTGCTCGAAGGCTCGGTGCTGACCGAGACCGTCTTCTCCTGGCCGGGCATCGGCCTCTACATCACCAATTCGCTGCAGAATGCCGACATGAATGCCGTGCTCGGCGGCACCATCGCCATCGGCTCGGTGTTCATCGCCATCAACCTCCTGTCCGATCTGCTCTACCGGCTGCTCGATCCGAGGACGAAGATCGGATGA
- a CDS encoding ABC transporter substrate-binding protein: MMLEKFAVRSLLAGVAMTALLATPAFAVTPADTLVEGFAIDDIISMDPGEAFELSTAEVTGNTYDLLVRLDLSDTSKVKPDLAESWTVSDDGLTYTFKLKPGMKFASGNPITAADVAYSFERAIKLDKSPAFIINQFGISGDNVAEKAKAVDDTTFQFVVDKAYAPSFVLNCLSATVASVVDSKLVKEHVAAVTPSADYKWDNDFGNAWLKTGYAGSGQYKLREWRANEAVVLERNDNYNGEKAKLARVIYRNMKESSAQRLALEAGDIDVARNLEPNDLDAIAKNADLTTTSAPKGTVYYISLNQKNPNLAKPEVRQAFKYLVDYDALSTTILKGIGEIHQSFLPKGDLGAIDDNPFKLDVAKAKELLAKAGLADGFKVTMDVRTGQPTTGMAESIQQTLGQAGIQLEIIPGDGKQTLTKYRARNHDIYIGNWGQDYFDPNSNAQTFASNPDNSDAAKIKTLAWRNAWDIPDLTKQTEAALLEKDSAKRADMYKDLQQKILDTSPFVIIHQQLEVAGLRKNLKGFALGPSFDTNFVGPVSKE; encoded by the coding sequence ATGATGCTGGAAAAGTTTGCCGTCCGTAGCTTGCTTGCAGGTGTGGCGATGACCGCGCTGCTCGCGACGCCTGCCTTCGCCGTCACGCCCGCCGACACGCTGGTCGAAGGCTTCGCCATCGACGACATCATCTCGATGGATCCGGGCGAGGCGTTCGAGCTGTCGACCGCCGAGGTCACCGGCAACACCTATGATCTGCTGGTCCGCCTCGATCTCAGCGACACCTCGAAGGTCAAGCCCGACCTCGCCGAGAGCTGGACGGTGTCCGACGACGGCCTGACCTACACCTTCAAGCTCAAGCCAGGCATGAAGTTCGCGTCCGGCAATCCGATCACCGCCGCCGATGTCGCCTATTCCTTCGAGCGCGCCATCAAGCTCGACAAGAGCCCGGCCTTCATCATCAACCAGTTCGGCATCAGCGGCGACAATGTCGCCGAGAAGGCCAAGGCGGTCGATGACACCACCTTCCAGTTCGTCGTCGACAAGGCTTACGCGCCGAGCTTCGTGCTCAACTGCCTGTCCGCCACTGTCGCCTCCGTCGTGGACTCGAAGCTGGTCAAGGAGCATGTCGCCGCCGTCACGCCGAGCGCGGACTACAAATGGGATAACGACTTCGGCAACGCCTGGCTGAAGACCGGCTATGCCGGTTCAGGCCAATACAAGTTGCGCGAATGGCGCGCCAACGAAGCCGTCGTTCTGGAGCGCAATGACAATTACAATGGCGAGAAGGCCAAGCTCGCGCGCGTCATCTACCGCAACATGAAGGAAAGCTCGGCGCAGCGCCTGGCGTTGGAGGCGGGCGATATCGACGTCGCCCGCAACCTCGAGCCGAACGATCTCGACGCCATCGCCAAGAATGCCGACCTCACCACCACCAGCGCGCCGAAGGGCACGGTCTATTACATCAGCCTTAACCAGAAGAATCCGAACCTCGCCAAGCCGGAAGTTCGCCAGGCGTTCAAATATCTGGTCGACTATGACGCACTGAGCACCACCATCCTCAAGGGCATCGGCGAGATCCACCAGTCCTTCCTGCCCAAGGGCGACCTTGGCGCGATCGACGACAACCCGTTCAAGCTCGACGTCGCCAAGGCCAAGGAATTGCTCGCCAAGGCCGGCCTGGCGGATGGTTTCAAGGTGACGATGGACGTTCGCACCGGCCAGCCGACCACCGGGATGGCGGAATCGATCCAGCAGACGCTCGGCCAGGCCGGCATCCAGTTGGAGATCATCCCAGGCGATGGTAAGCAGACGCTTACCAAATATCGCGCCCGCAACCACGACATCTATATCGGCAACTGGGGCCAGGACTATTTCGATCCCAATTCGAACGCGCAGACCTTCGCCTCCAATCCGGACAATTCCGACGCCGCCAAGATCAAGACATTGGCCTGGCGCAATGCCTGGGACATCCCGGACCTGACCAAGCAGACCGAGGCGGCGCTTCTGGAAAAGGATTCGGCCAAGCGCGCCGACATGTACAAGGATCTGCAGCAGAAGATCCTCGACACCAGCCCCTTCGTCATCATCCACCAGCAGCTGGAAGTGGCGGGGCTGCGCAAGAACCTCAAGGGCTTCGCGCTCGGCCCGAGCTTCGACACCAACTTCGTCGGTCCGGTCTCGAAGGAATAG
- a CDS encoding lytic murein transglycosylase, giving the protein MSGRTERGATERGFSKYSLAFLLLAIFSLILTTPTRAAPIDDQFQAWLRTDLWPEAKSKGISKKTFDEAFLGVKPNLKLPDLVLPGEKPTTPEKQHQAEFGPPANYFAEKIIRAVTTGGRARESANSRVLGLIEKRYGVPGEIVLAIWGRETGFGAAKMPYDAFEVLGTKAFMSTKKDFFRTEVLAALDIVERGLAPVNAMKSSWAGALGQPQFMPTSFLKHAVDFDGDGRPDIWNSTPDVLASIANYLVHYGWLRGRGWGVEVTVPANVSCALEGPDQGKKVSDWVAMGIRRADNKAFQASELKAEGLLLMPAGRSGPAFIVTPNFYVIKQYNNSDLYGLFIGHAADRIAKGDATFAGSWGPVGDLHRSDIAALQRALEAKGYDVGSADGLPGFKTRRSIGVWQAKNGKPATCFPDAGLVAQLK; this is encoded by the coding sequence CTGTCCGGCAGGACAGAGAGGGGGGCGACAGAACGAGGCTTTTCCAAATACAGCCTCGCATTTCTTCTGCTCGCAATATTCAGCCTCATTCTCACCACTCCCACCCGTGCCGCCCCCATCGACGACCAGTTCCAAGCCTGGCTTCGAACCGATCTCTGGCCCGAAGCCAAATCCAAGGGCATCTCGAAAAAGACCTTCGACGAGGCCTTCCTTGGCGTGAAGCCGAACCTCAAGCTGCCAGATCTCGTCCTGCCCGGCGAAAAGCCCACGACACCTGAGAAGCAGCACCAGGCCGAGTTCGGTCCGCCAGCCAACTATTTCGCCGAGAAGATCATCCGCGCCGTCACCACGGGCGGGCGGGCGCGCGAGAGCGCCAATTCAAGAGTGCTCGGGCTGATCGAGAAGCGCTACGGCGTGCCCGGTGAGATCGTGCTGGCGATCTGGGGCCGCGAGACCGGCTTCGGCGCGGCCAAGATGCCTTACGATGCCTTCGAGGTGCTGGGCACCAAGGCGTTCATGTCGACCAAGAAAGACTTCTTCCGCACGGAGGTGCTGGCGGCGCTCGACATCGTCGAGCGCGGGCTGGCGCCGGTCAATGCGATGAAATCGTCCTGGGCCGGCGCGCTCGGCCAGCCGCAATTCATGCCAACCTCGTTCCTCAAGCACGCCGTTGACTTCGACGGCGATGGCCGGCCCGACATCTGGAATTCGACGCCCGACGTGCTCGCCTCGATCGCCAACTACCTCGTCCACTATGGCTGGCTGAGGGGGCGCGGCTGGGGCGTCGAGGTGACCGTGCCGGCAAACGTTTCCTGTGCGCTCGAAGGACCCGACCAGGGCAAGAAGGTATCCGACTGGGTGGCGATGGGCATCAGGCGTGCCGACAACAAGGCGTTTCAGGCAAGCGAATTGAAGGCTGAGGGCCTTCTGCTGATGCCGGCCGGGCGCAGCGGACCTGCCTTCATCGTCACGCCGAACTTCTATGTCATCAAGCAATACAACAACAGCGATCTCTACGGCCTGTTCATCGGCCATGCCGCCGACCGCATCGCCAAGGGCGACGCCACCTTTGCCGGCAGTTGGGGGCCGGTCGGCGATCTGCACCGCTCCGACATCGCCGCCTTGCAGCGGGCGCTGGAAGCCAAGGGCTACGACGTCGGCAGCGCCGACGGCCTGCCCGGCTTCAAGACGCGCCGCTCGATCGGCGTCTGGCAGGCCAAGAACGGCAAGCCCGCCACCTGCTTTCCAGATGCAGGCTTGGTCGCGCAGTTGAAATAG
- the recR gene encoding recombination mediator RecR has translation MSKRIAGPEIERLIQLLAKVPGLGPRSARRAALHLIKKKEQLLEPLAAAMGEAVDKVRICSTCGNVDTSDPCMICTDPRRDAGTLIVVEDVSDLWALERAAAMNVRYHVLGGTLSPLDGIGPDQLNIRSLVDRVAGGEVKEVILAVNATVEGQTTAHYLTDQLSGFDVKVTRLAHGVPVGGELDYLDEGTLAAALRSRTAF, from the coding sequence ATGTCGAAGAGAATCGCCGGTCCGGAAATCGAACGCCTGATCCAGCTCCTGGCCAAGGTGCCGGGGCTTGGGCCGCGCTCGGCCAGGCGCGCCGCGCTCCATCTCATCAAGAAGAAGGAGCAGCTGCTCGAGCCTTTGGCCGCCGCCATGGGCGAGGCGGTCGACAAGGTGCGCATCTGCTCGACCTGCGGCAATGTCGACACCTCCGACCCTTGCATGATCTGCACCGATCCACGCCGCGACGCCGGCACGCTGATCGTCGTCGAGGATGTCTCCGACCTCTGGGCGCTGGAGCGCGCGGCCGCCATGAACGTGCGCTACCATGTGCTCGGCGGCACGCTGTCGCCGCTCGACGGCATCGGTCCCGACCAGCTCAACATCCGCTCTTTGGTCGACCGCGTCGCCGGTGGCGAGGTGAAGGAAGTCATCCTTGCGGTCAACGCCACCGTCGAGGGGCAGACGACCGCGCATTATTTGACGGATCAGTTGTCGGGCTTCGATGTGAAGGTGACGAGGCTGGCGCATGGCGTGCCGGTCGGCGGCGAGCTGGATTATCTCGACGAAGGAACGCTGGCCGCGGCGCTGCGATCGAGAACGGCATTTTGA
- a CDS encoding cell wall hydrolase, which produces MIAKRWKTPLLLIGIVTSPLLLAGCSQTTSSHGMSVSGLTDALTPSFLTRSSSHSLKDKECLQRAMFFESNRSSRDGMIAVGTVVMNRLRSGQHGSTICDVVGEKGQFAPGVLTRPMNSRALPDVEAAADAVLRGERKAKLKNTMYFHTAGLRFPYKNMHYTMVAGGNAFYEKRGRNWQPLPDEPMVAMASDKQQKIDPTAPVLMASAEPVVKTIVRQDPAKQVATDAAEPTLPAKAAIVPAEETYVTASAAPSVPSAKSGRLAQKPTVVAMQEQMAEPDASRFGGTLKGRYITSVPKATQEAAMGFRSTPENTDAIGAMIVSQDRPLETN; this is translated from the coding sequence GTGATCGCGAAGCGATGGAAGACGCCGCTGCTGCTTATCGGCATCGTCACTTCCCCCTTGCTCCTGGCCGGCTGCAGCCAGACCACTTCCTCCCATGGCATGTCGGTGTCGGGACTGACCGATGCGCTGACGCCGAGCTTCCTCACGCGTTCCTCCAGCCACTCGCTGAAGGACAAGGAATGCCTGCAAAGGGCGATGTTCTTCGAATCGAACCGGTCGAGCCGCGATGGCATGATCGCTGTCGGCACGGTCGTGATGAACCGTCTGCGTTCAGGCCAGCATGGCAGCACCATCTGCGACGTCGTCGGCGAGAAGGGCCAGTTCGCGCCGGGCGTTCTGACGCGGCCGATGAATTCCAGGGCGCTGCCCGATGTCGAGGCAGCCGCCGATGCGGTGCTGAGAGGCGAGCGCAAGGCCAAGCTCAAGAACACGATGTATTTCCACACCGCCGGCCTGCGCTTCCCCTACAAGAACATGCATTACACGATGGTGGCCGGGGGCAACGCCTTCTATGAGAAGCGCGGCCGCAATTGGCAGCCGCTGCCGGATGAGCCGATGGTCGCCATGGCCTCCGACAAACAGCAGAAGATTGATCCAACCGCTCCCGTGCTGATGGCCTCCGCCGAGCCGGTGGTCAAGACGATCGTACGGCAGGATCCGGCCAAGCAGGTCGCGACCGATGCGGCCGAACCGACGCTTCCGGCCAAGGCGGCAATCGTTCCGGCCGAAGAGACCTATGTGACGGCTTCCGCAGCACCATCCGTCCCTTCCGCGAAGTCCGGCCGCCTCGCGCAGAAGCCGACGGTCGTGGCGATGCAGGAACAGATGGCCGAACCGGACGCCTCGCGTTTCGGCGGCACGCTCAAGGGCCGTTACATCACCTCGGTGCCCAAAGCGACGCAGGAAGCGGCGATGGGCTTCCGGTCGACGCCTGAGAACACCGACGCCATCGGCGCGATGATCGTCAGCCAGGACCGGCCGCTCGAAACCAACTGA
- a CDS encoding YbaB/EbfC family nucleoid-associated protein, giving the protein MKDLLGLMGKAKEMQAKFQAMQDEIATLEATGQAGGGLVSITLTGKFEMKALKIDPSLIKADEAEILEDLILAAHNDAKSKVEQVMQEKTKALTAGLPIPPGMKLPF; this is encoded by the coding sequence ATGAAAGATCTTCTCGGCCTGATGGGCAAGGCGAAGGAAATGCAGGCCAAGTTCCAGGCCATGCAGGACGAGATCGCCACGCTTGAAGCCACCGGCCAGGCTGGCGGCGGCCTGGTCAGCATCACGCTCACCGGCAAGTTCGAGATGAAGGCGCTGAAGATCGATCCGTCGCTGATCAAGGCGGACGAAGCCGAGATCCTCGAGGACCTCATCCTGGCCGCCCACAATGACGCCAAAAGTAAGGTCGAGCAGGTCATGCAGGAGAAGACCAAGGCGTTGACGGCGGGCCTGCCGATTCCCCCTGGAATGAAATTGCCGTTCTGA
- a CDS encoding DNA polymerase III subunit gamma/tau, translating to MSEAGNLGTESLETGKAGAYRVLARKYRPSNFSELIGQEPMVRTLTNAFATGRIAQAWMLTGVRGVGKTTTARILARALNYKTATVDQPSVDLSVPGEHCQAIMEGRHVDVIEMDAASHTGIDDIRDIIDRVRYAPVSARYKVYIIDEVHMLSTQAFNGLLKTLEEPPPHVKFIFATTEIRKVPITVLSRCQRFDLRRIDAGALVGHLSSIAAKEGISVDDDALAMIARAAEGSARDSLSILDQAIAHGSGTVSADAVRAMLGLADRARIIDLFEHVMKGDVAAALAEFRAQYDTGADPAAVLTDLAEFNHLVTRLRFVPAAADDASLSEDERRRGAEFAGTLSVRVLSRTWQMLLKGIPEVQSSNRPVSAGEMVLIRLAHAADLPTLDEALKSLEGAGPLPNGAPRANGAPANPGNGGGAGAVAQARIPSSNGGAQTMRLVEAQPVPEAYVPQPAPVAEAPVVPVKSLADIVALADANRDIAFKVQLKRYVRPVRIEPGRLDVTLTDDAPKMLLNDLTSKLRAWTGRNWLVSLSKEEGGQTLAEMETTKRENAFSDAKADPTVAAILARFPGAKIIDVRIPDVPDVEEAEAEVPVEPASDDDEI from the coding sequence ATGAGCGAAGCCGGAAACTTGGGGACGGAAAGCCTGGAGACCGGTAAGGCCGGCGCCTATCGCGTCCTGGCGCGTAAATATCGTCCCTCGAATTTCTCCGAGCTGATCGGCCAGGAGCCGATGGTCCGCACGCTGACCAATGCCTTTGCCACCGGCCGCATCGCCCAGGCCTGGATGCTGACCGGCGTCCGCGGCGTCGGCAAGACGACGACAGCGCGCATCCTCGCGCGTGCCCTCAACTACAAGACGGCGACCGTCGACCAGCCCTCCGTCGACCTTTCGGTCCCCGGCGAGCACTGCCAGGCGATCATGGAAGGCCGCCATGTCGACGTCATCGAGATGGACGCCGCCTCGCACACCGGCATCGACGACATCAGGGACATCATCGACCGCGTGCGCTACGCGCCGGTCTCGGCCCGCTACAAGGTCTACATCATCGACGAAGTGCACATGCTCTCAACCCAGGCCTTCAACGGCCTGCTGAAGACGCTGGAAGAGCCGCCGCCGCACGTCAAATTCATCTTCGCCACGACCGAGATCCGCAAGGTGCCGATCACGGTCCTGTCGCGCTGCCAGCGCTTCGATTTGAGGCGCATCGATGCCGGCGCGCTGGTCGGGCATCTGTCCTCGATTGCCGCCAAGGAAGGCATTTCCGTCGACGACGACGCGCTCGCCATGATCGCGCGCGCCGCCGAAGGCTCGGCGCGCGATTCGCTGTCCATTCTCGATCAGGCGATCGCCCATGGCAGCGGCACCGTCAGCGCCGATGCGGTGCGCGCAATGCTCGGCCTCGCCGACCGCGCCCGCATCATCGACCTGTTCGAGCACGTCATGAAGGGCGACGTCGCGGCGGCGCTCGCCGAGTTCCGCGCGCAATACGACACCGGCGCCGATCCGGCCGCCGTGCTCACCGACCTTGCCGAGTTCAACCACCTCGTCACCCGCCTGCGCTTCGTGCCGGCCGCGGCCGACGATGCGTCGCTTTCCGAGGACGAGCGCCGGCGCGGCGCCGAATTCGCAGGCACGCTCTCGGTGCGCGTGCTGTCGCGGACCTGGCAGATGCTGCTCAAGGGCATTCCCGAGGTGCAGTCCTCCAACCGGCCGGTCAGCGCCGGCGAGATGGTGCTGATCAGGCTGGCGCATGCCGCCGATCTGCCGACGCTGGACGAGGCGCTGAAATCGCTGGAAGGCGCGGGTCCTCTGCCGAATGGCGCGCCGCGCGCCAATGGCGCACCGGCAAATCCAGGCAATGGCGGCGGCGCCGGTGCCGTGGCGCAGGCGCGGATCCCCAGTTCAAATGGCGGCGCCCAGACGATGCGGCTGGTCGAGGCGCAGCCTGTGCCGGAGGCCTACGTTCCGCAACCGGCGCCGGTCGCCGAAGCGCCCGTCGTTCCGGTGAAATCGCTGGCCGACATCGTCGCGCTCGCCGACGCCAATCGCGACATCGCCTTCAAGGTGCAACTGAAGCGTTACGTGCGGCCGGTGCGCATCGAGCCCGGTCGTCTCGACGTCACCCTGACCGACGACGCGCCGAAGATGCTGCTCAACGACCTGACCTCCAAGCTGCGCGCCTGGACCGGCCGCAACTGGCTGGTGTCGCTGTCGAAGGAAGAGGGCGGCCAGACACTGGCCGAGATGGAGACGACCAAGCGCGAGAACGCCTTCTCCGACGCCAAGGCGGATCCGACTGTCGCGGCCATCCTTGCTCGCTTCCCGGGCGCCAAGATCATCGACGTGCGCATTCCGGATGTGCCGGACGTGGAAGAGGCCGAAGCCGAAGTTCCGGTCGAGCCTGCGTCCGACGACGACGAAATCTGA
- a CDS encoding HIT family protein yields the protein MLPGLKAGFTLDARLEADSEQLMWLGLCELRLMNDRRWPWLVLVPQRPGIEELHEMTPLDQAMLTFETNMVAQALKRVTGCTKINTGALGNIVRQLHVHVVARSEGDPGWPGPVWGHGIREPYQRSDIRRFAETIKAAL from the coding sequence ATGCTGCCTGGCCTCAAGGCCGGTTTCACGCTGGACGCCCGTCTGGAGGCGGACAGCGAGCAGCTTATGTGGCTTGGCCTTTGCGAACTCCGATTGATGAATGATCGCCGCTGGCCGTGGCTAGTGCTGGTGCCGCAGCGTCCGGGCATCGAGGAGTTGCACGAAATGACGCCGCTCGACCAGGCGATGCTGACCTTCGAGACCAATATGGTGGCGCAGGCGCTGAAGCGGGTGACCGGCTGCACCAAGATAAACACCGGCGCTCTGGGCAACATCGTGCGCCAGCTGCATGTCCATGTCGTCGCCCGCTCCGAGGGCGACCCCGGCTGGCCGGGTCCGGTCTGGGGGCACGGCATACGCGAACCCTATCAGCGCTCCGATATCAGGCGGTTTGCCGAAACGATCAAGGCGGCGTTATAA
- the nudC gene encoding NAD(+) diphosphatase, with amino-acid sequence MSFRLFDAPLREPSQFVGFAGNRIDRQSENRADDAVEKALADQTTRLMLMHAGRLYLKLDGGKFDPWFNVAESETFDVSLDRGVLLGFSEEGPVLAVPAGIEPENLPETVKAIDYRSVYMQGLIDEAAAGALAQGAALLAWHASHAFCSKCGNRSEMRAGGYRRHCPACGTDHFPRTDPVAIMLTATREKCLLGRGRHFAPGMYSALAGFIEPGETIEAAVRRETLEEAGIRLGRVVYHASQPWPFPYSLMIGCFGEPLNEDIQADLNELEDCRWFFRAEVRTMLDRTHADGLITPPKGAIAHHLIRAWVDSE; translated from the coding sequence ATGAGCTTCCGCCTGTTTGACGCGCCTTTGCGCGAGCCGAGCCAGTTTGTCGGGTTCGCCGGCAACCGGATCGACCGGCAGTCCGAGAACCGCGCCGACGACGCGGTCGAAAAGGCGCTGGCCGACCAGACCACGCGGCTTATGCTGATGCATGCCGGCCGGCTTTACCTCAAACTCGACGGCGGCAAATTCGACCCCTGGTTCAACGTGGCCGAGAGCGAGACCTTCGATGTCTCGCTCGACCGTGGCGTGCTGCTCGGCTTCTCAGAGGAAGGCCCGGTGCTGGCCGTGCCTGCGGGCATTGAGCCGGAAAATCTCCCCGAGACGGTCAAGGCGATCGACTATCGTTCCGTCTATATGCAAGGGCTGATCGACGAGGCGGCGGCCGGCGCGCTGGCGCAAGGAGCGGCGCTGCTCGCTTGGCACGCCAGCCACGCCTTCTGCTCGAAATGCGGGAACCGCTCGGAAATGCGCGCCGGCGGCTACAGGCGCCACTGTCCGGCCTGCGGCACCGATCACTTTCCGCGCACCGACCCGGTGGCGATCATGCTGACGGCAACGCGCGAAAAATGCCTGCTGGGGCGCGGCCGGCATTTCGCGCCGGGCATGTATTCGGCGCTTGCCGGCTTCATCGAGCCGGGCGAGACGATCGAGGCGGCGGTGCGGCGCGAGACGCTGGAAGAGGCCGGCATCCGGCTCGGCCGCGTCGTCTACCACGCCAGCCAGCCCTGGCCGTTCCCCTATTCGCTGATGATCGGCTGCTTCGGCGAGCCGCTCAACGAGGATATCCAGGCTGACCTCAACGAGCTGGAGGATTGCCGCTGGTTCTTCCGAGCCGAGGTGCGCACGATGCTGGACAGGACGCATGCCGACGGCTTGATTACGCCGCCGAAAGGGGCGATCGCCCATCACCTCATCCGCGCCTGGGTCGACAGCGAATAG
- a CDS encoding Dabb family protein → MIRHTVVFTLKHEPHSLETKRFLHDAKKILTGIKGVTHFEQLRQVSPKNDYQFGFSMEFADQAAYTRYNEHPDHVAFVRDRWVPEVEKFLEIDYVPLGAVI, encoded by the coding sequence ATGATCCGTCATACCGTGGTGTTCACCTTGAAGCACGAGCCGCATTCGCTGGAGACAAAGCGCTTCCTGCACGACGCGAAGAAAATCCTTACCGGGATCAAGGGCGTCACGCATTTCGAGCAGCTGCGGCAGGTGAGCCCGAAGAACGACTACCAGTTCGGCTTCTCGATGGAGTTCGCCGACCAGGCGGCCTACACGCGCTACAACGAGCACCCCGACCACGTTGCGTTCGTGCGCGATCGCTGGGTGCCGGAGGTCGAGAAGTTCTTGGAGATCGATTACGTGCCGTTGGGCGCGGTGATCTAA
- a CDS encoding prephenate dehydratase, with protein sequence MTAKTNRISFQGEPGANSDTACRNMFPTMDPLPCPTFEDAFNAVETGKAELAMIPIENTIAGRVADIHHLLPESKLHIVGEYFLPIHFQLMVLPGVKREEIKTVHSHIHALGQCRKYIRKNGWKPVIAGDTAGSAKMVSEVKDRTMASLAPALAAELYGLDIIEKNVEDTDSNVTRFVVLTKNKQWVERPTPDAKMMTTFIFRVRNVPAALYKAMGGFATNGINMTKLESYQLGAFTATLFYADIEGHPDDPLVKLALHELSFFSREMRILGVYPASASREQWKVAD encoded by the coding sequence ATGACCGCAAAGACCAACAGAATATCCTTCCAGGGCGAACCCGGCGCCAATTCCGACACGGCGTGCCGCAACATGTTCCCCACCATGGACCCTTTGCCCTGCCCGACCTTCGAGGATGCTTTCAATGCGGTCGAGACCGGCAAGGCCGAGCTCGCCATGATCCCGATCGAGAACACGATCGCCGGCCGGGTCGCCGACATCCATCACCTGTTGCCGGAATCGAAGCTGCACATCGTCGGCGAATATTTCCTGCCGATCCACTTCCAGCTGATGGTGCTGCCGGGAGTGAAGCGCGAAGAGATCAAGACCGTGCACAGCCACATCCACGCGTTGGGACAGTGCCGCAAATATATCCGCAAGAACGGCTGGAAGCCGGTGATCGCCGGTGACACGGCGGGTTCGGCGAAGATGGTGTCGGAGGTCAAGGACCGCACCATGGCCTCGCTGGCGCCGGCTCTTGCCGCGGAGCTTTATGGGCTCGACATCATCGAGAAGAATGTCGAGGACACCGACTCCAACGTCACCCGCTTCGTCGTCTTGACCAAGAACAAGCAATGGGTGGAGCGGCCCACGCCGGACGCCAAGATGATGACGACCTTCATCTTCCGCGTCCGCAACGTGCCTGCCGCGCTCTACAAGGCCATGGGCGGCTTCGCCACCAACGGCATCAACATGACCAAGCTCGAGAGCTACCAACTCGGCGCCTTCACCGCGACGCTGTTCTACGCCGACATCGAAGGCCACCCGGACGATCCGCTGGTCAAGCTGGCGCTTCACGAGCTGAGCTTCTTCTCGCGCGAGATGCGCATCCTTGGCGTCTATCCGGCGAGCGCCTCGCGCGAGCAGTGGAAGGTGGCTGATTAG